The window tttcataaaactttgtaactgtgagtttaaaatcatataatctcTTCGAATTGTAGGTGAGTTTctcataaacagaaaaaaaatttaaatgcgcAAATTTGCGCACAGGCCCCCTAGTATAccataatcttataaaaaataaacgtttatttcagcaaaaagatttaaaactagtGATTTTTACCTACTCTGTCAACTCAAGGTAATGTCAACTGTAaagtaatgtggttttatttttaggagGACATTGCAGAGGAGGGCAATGACACATCAATCACAACTGCCGACAACACACCTAAAACAGGAACGGATCCTCCTCGAAAATTGACGAAGAAGAGGAAAGCTTCAATTGTGGATGAAGCTTATCAAGTAATGAAAAAAGTGTCTAGCCAGTTAAATCAGCCAGGAATTGAAGACGAGTTTGATATCTTTGGAAAAAACGTTGCGTGtcaattacgaaaacttaaaaactcTCGGGACCAAGCACTTGCAAAACACAGGATTAATACCATTTTGTTCGAAATGGAACTTAAACAGTTACCGATGGGTCCAGAGCCATCAAGATCAACCAGTGCATCTTCCTACATTCAGTCATACGATCCATTAACATCTAATGAAATCCAATCATCCATCAACGCTGCAAGTCCCATTTCTGCTGAGTGGGCTCCTCAACATGACGAGTACAATGATGcttattgtgataaaattattcaatctatAGGTTTATCatcaaaaagtaactaaatttctatggaaataaagctgttttgattttatttgtattatttatgtatgtaattaaactttGAGTGAAATATTCACTAAGTTTCTTTAAACCAACCCATTTCCAAAACAACTATTATTACTAACAGCATAATATAAACCAATCacatatgtatttgatttttggATATGGAAGGAGGCAATCATGGGACACTTGGTTATATACAAGTATTCACTTACCTTTATATTATCCTTCAACTCATCAATCAAAGCTGCACAAACTTCAGGTATTATTCCAGAAATTGTAGATTTTGACACTTTAAACAGGTAACTGAGACTAGAGTAAGAGTCTCCACTGGCCAAGTATCTCAAGGTCACTGCAAGTCTTTCTCGTGCAGGTATTGCTAGCCTGTAATTGGTGTCTTGTCTCGCAATTTTAGGTCCAATAGCTGTGAGAAGGTTTTCAAAGTCGTTACTTGTCATCCTCAAGAAGTTTTTAACGCTGCCGTCACACCTCAACTCTCTTGACAATGGATTAATATCGTCCTGATTTAAATCTGAAAGTAAGTCACTTCCACTATACACAGATCTGGCCCTAAGGGAAGGCCTTACCCAATATCTCTTTGGTCTTTTTCTTTTACCTATGATGACGCACGCTGCTGCTACCGCCCGCCGCAAGTTGCTCGAGTGTTGACATCTCGGAATGCAGAATGCAACTAAACGCACCAAAGCGCAAAAATGTTGTCAACACATGTTGATCAGTTTCGGAATTCGCCAACATTTGCTGCCAGCATTTGCTGCCAGCATTTGTTGATAGCAATGCTGCCAACAAAAGCTGGCCAACATTTGCTGACAGCATttggtgtaaacgcggctttagtaggctatactaaataattcaataaaatagaacgtgtagatgTTTAGAAAGTCTTGTCAATTTTTTATagacataaatagttttaaaaagaagaacgcaacagtaaacaacatatgatgccgctcgtagaccgcaaccgtgcccgtcaaaattcaaactccacatatcggtgacggtgcgggcacggtgcggccacgacggtcctggtgtcggtgcggacaagtatggacttgcaggttgaaaactgcgctgcaattctttcaccgtatgacggccagcatacggccgactgacgtgtcgggcgcggtgcggttatgtgtgtcccaaccttaataGTACTAATGGTAAAACTTCAGTAGGAGAAAAACATTATCTATTAACTGTGCGATGGAActtcttactgtatgtgttagctacaactattttttagttaaaatacagATTATACAATCAAGTATCCAGTTTACCTATGGGTAGTGTTCTGTCATGTATTtattacggcgtattacggcttgatatACACCCACCCggcctatggagtgatcctttggggGGCTTGTGCTAACACGCAGTTCCAAAGAGCTTTCAGAGTCCAAAAAAAAGCGATTCGAACCacgcaaaaatcaaattcagagaaTCGTGCAGGTAAGTTTTCAAGAAATGGCAGCTTTTAACTTTACACGCCTCCACATATTGTAAAAAcctttgttttgtatgaataagtttgccttaaccagaggcccaGACATAAACATGTATGAGCCACGTTGCCGAGCAAACTACCAAAACAGTAGACACAGAAaagtggtttatgaacgcttgccctCAACTCCTGAAAGGACTGTGCAGTTCTATTAAAGATTTGCCTAAAACGCTTCTAATTGTCTCAATCTTtttaatgcaggtgagtttttggctttcaactgggaggcaATTAGAAGACTGATCACGTTGTTCGAAGGGGGTAGCATTGGCGATGACTGAAAGAGGTGTGATTGTTaagattgtatgtatgtatgcctactatagtattatagtaaatatttttgctgaaggctggaagaataaatataacaaaatctactCTTATAGCGAggattatcattttaaaatattgatggtTGGTTGATTTATTGTTCTcattaataaatatctttagtCAGTGTATGACTAGCACTACCTGTCCACCCcagaaaaaactaaattagtaGATTTAATGCCAAGAATAGTTCCAAGTTAAGCCAGAAATGAATTCATTCAAGCTAGAGAGGGaagtattgtattaaatatatttaatatattatatttatattcaattaagtCTAAACATATTACTAggtaatttactaaatatatccACTGTAGCTTTAGTTCTGATACGAAAGAACCATGAACTGCTTACATTATTAAGCTAACGATAAGTCATAGACGAGCTTCCACATCAAAATCTGTGCTGAGAAACTCTCGGTTAGACGAGAACACTTAACTTAAACTTGTTATTGGTAGCTTTGCTCATACCGGGCTTAGTGACTCGGTTACATAGGTTGATTGTTGTACTATATACGACTTTATCTCAGGCATTACTGctaacttatattataattttaattgtgtaataggtttacatttattatcaaaatttaaaaaatacactgtttatgataaaataagaaaatgataACAGTAGTCAAACAACTACTGTTCACTTCAATAATATCTTTAACCTCTGTAAAGTTTTCTAACAAAGGTTTTAATGAAGACTTTTACCAATTTATACTGaacataatatactaaaattttcCACATCTTTACAGCAGCACGAACTATTTTACATATTCTCTATATTCTCACATGAATAGGCATGCCTCGGATCGTTGGTATATCATATTATGCTGCCATATGCATTACACTAGTATATgcttaaattatatgtaataaataactttccaagtataaaacttaatattacgGCTGAGAGCATTATCAAAGGTATACTCCTGTTTgctttaatattactattttaattatcaatcttcaacttttaaatattgttcacACTTACTGCATAATCACGCTTGCTGAGGATCTAAAAAAGCTATACACTcgattattcaaataaaattgcttttttcTGAGCTgctcaatataattttttactatgcTATATAATAAGCACACATTTGTAAGATcactttgtttaaaacaaaaatgcatGTATAAAATAGGAATTAGAGGCGAGGCTACAAGGctattaattctttaaaagttGATGAATTACAGTGATATGGTATTATTACCAGAAACTTGTTTTAATGAATCAACTTGGTAATACGTGTTTTCAGTGGATCTCTTACAGCCGTAATAGAGTAGGTATTCCAAAAATATTGAAAGGATGCGATTCAGCTGGTCTTCCCCGACTTCCTTGTCACACACTAGTAAAGATATACTGTTTAAGATATCAGCAAGCAAGAGAAACTTATTCATGGTTTAATCGCAAGAGAAAATTATATAGGAATAAAGATTTGTAAATTGCCAAACTTAAATACACTTTTGCTATCtgtattttgaattgaaattattaGTGGAGTGTAATAGtgtatcattattaaaatacaatgcgGACCGTTATCTTTGGTGGCTTTGATATTTTGGTAATggattaaaaagtaatattgtacaaCAAAAATCATGCCTACTATCCCAGACGATGTTATATACAGCCTAGAATCAATAAACTTTTGTACAACtattatgtttcaattgtaatttattaatttatggagACATACGgaaattattatgatatatttcccgaaaaagtttggaatattttatttatgaatgtatattttagtGTTCAACCTTTCATTTCGTGATACATCATATGAAATGCTTGACcaaaaaacaattacattaagttacattaattaaatattgatgctAACTCATTAAATATGCCTGTAATATTATACTaacaattatatttctataataaatattcctACTAGTTAGGCTATATACTATTATTGCCCTGTTATATAGGTACATATTTCTAGAGATATATACCTCACCAAATCTTAAGTTACATTATATTTGGAAACTGTGCACTTGGGGTAGGTGGGTTagaagatataaaaattgaagaacCTTATAATTATTTCGTATTGAAAAATATAGAGAAttctcaaatattattaataagaataGGCGTGTGTTCTAcagcggcaaaatgatctgacggttttataatgtaaacaactaaaacgtttaaagtggtacaaagtgttttattgcagatttcagattggtatttatgaacatttataaaaataaccaaaaaaagggcgagttgatccgtttaagatttgaatataacGTCTTTCAAATTATGTCCGTCTTTGGCGATGCATTCTTCCAATCTTGCACTGAAATTGTCAAACACTTTCCCTAACATTTCAGGAGAGAGGTTGGCTATTTCTTGGCGTATGGTTTCCTTCAGTTCATCCAATGTGtggggtttgtttgtgtatactctagATTTCAGCAGTCCCCACAAGAAGAAGTCACAGATGCTGAGATCCGGGGAGCAAGGTGGCCACGCAATGTCCCCGAAACGCGAGATGACTCGGCCACGAAACTTGCTTCTTAAGAAGTTTATTACCACATTGGCTGAGTGGGCAGTTgccccatcctgctggaaccaaattcTGTGGCGGTCGAAGCGATTTATTCGTATTTCGGGGATCAGGAAGTTTTTAAACATAGTCAGGTATCGTTGTGAATTGACGGTTACAGTTAGACCGTTCTCTTCAAAAAAGTATAGgcctataacaaaatttttagttaCGCCACACCACACAGTGACCTTGGAACTGTGAAGAGGTCGTTCATGCAGTTCTTCTGGATTGTTTTCTGACCAATATCGGAAATTCCGCTTATTAACATAAccattgaaatgaaaataagcttcgtcgctcataatgagaattttttaatctgtaagcaatcaatcatttgctctgaaaattcaatgcgttttgcataatcactgggcttcaactgttgcacgatagccattttgtacggatgaaagtgcaggtcgtaccttaatattcttcttaccgAGCGGACAGACATCTGCAGAGCTACTGCTTGTTTACGTGCAGGCCGCCGAGGACTGGCTTCCACAGCTCCTCTCACTCTCTCGACGTTCTCTGGCGTCCGGGCTAACCTTGGACGGCCTgttgattttcgttttaaaaagcTGAACCGGTAGCTCTAAAGTTACCCACCCACAGCAAAATGGTGTTTCTAGTTGGCACTTTCCCTCTTGGAGCCACATTAAAACGTCTGTGGAACTGCCGCTGAACAGCAACAACACTATCGGCACTTTTAAAAAATGCTTCCACAACGAACGCACGGTGCTCAGCCGTCCACCACTCCATGGCTACTAAAAATGTCTGCACGTAGGCTCTGCCACGCCCCTATCCCTACCACCCACCAGTCACTCGCTTGACAGCGCGGCAgcgaaaaccgtcagatcattttgccgctccctgtataTTAATGTATAAGCCCTTCACGTACTTTGTATGGCAATCCATTATAGTGGTAGGTAGAACGACGAACGTATAGCATTCTCTTTACATACCTGAGGATTTTTTAACTTTACGAGGCTTAAGCTGTAATTGAAAAGTTATACGTAAATTCAGCCTTTATGTTACAAGGCCTTTATGATTCCCATCCATCTTGCAGTTCCCGCTTGCAAATTGCAGTTTACGGTTCCGTGACTTCTTTCGTTGACTGAACTTAACATTGACTTGTCTGCTCTAATTTGTTTCCTCTAAGTGAAGATGTCATGTGGAAATGGTAAAGATAACTGGAAGTTAATAAAAAGGAGGTGCACAAAAAGCAAACAATAACTTCCTACACATAGTCAATGGTTCAACAATAGGGGAATATCAGCAAATGTATTatgttctgtaaaataattttgtggtgGACGTTGGAGATAACATAATAATCAGGTTAATGGAACCTACACTTAACGCTGCCGCTCCCTTTGTTAGAACAAAATGCCCTAAATTGTTTAATCTGTGAGTCAGATAACTTCCATCATAAACGTGTTTTAAATGATGAAAAACAAACACTGTATGGAGCTACTGGAATGTCCAGCAAATTGCAGATGAAATGTTTGTACTCAGTCAGTAAAACTCTGTCTGTTTTACAATCGCGCCAACTTTCCATTATTCATAAAACATAGTTTGATTTTATCTGTTATAGGAAGTAGTTCCTAGTTGAATTTTTACCGACTAACTCGACTAATCTCAAGGGGTTATTAATTAGGAAATTATTCTAAACATTGCacttaaaaccaataattttgttggtaatatatatatatatatatatatatatactttattttcagAAAGTGCAAAATTGATAAGCTTCGTTGGCTTTTTGTTCCATGGTTTTTACTCGAGAACTATATAAATAcgtagttgaaatatttaaagctaTAACAATTGATCGTCAAACACGCTGAACTTTGTGCGTGGTAATGTTTATGACTGTTGaaaaatggattaaaataatagaaaaaactcAGTTGAGTCAAAAGTGCATAAACTACATTTGTATCAATATCTTCTAGAGAGGTAAACAGGGTAAACTGTTGTGACTTTCAGCGATTTAGGCAGCCTTCATATGGTTACTTGACAAATTTTTTACTGTCTACACCTATAAAACACTGGGGTGAAAAGCACTTTCGTAGAAGATATACATTAATTGATTTCACTAGAAACTAGATGAAGTCATTATACTACGCAAACTGGGTACTTGATCATGTACTAGAGCCTTTATAAACCTGCGGCAAATGTAATATCGCACCTGTGGCTAGTTTTCCTCAATGTGGCAGTCAAATATATATGACCCCAAACCGCTTTTCTTCTATGATaccatgtaaataaaaataatatttgttaataacaccGTACTAAGAGAACattttataatggttttaatatttaaatagtttttaacaattcagatgtttattttatagatactAACTAAACATGTATAGCTTTGAAAACCGCACAGCCCTACTTATAATGAGAATGTATTTTATCCTTTCTCATATGAATTCCCTCAAAATAGAAATAAAGAACGTATTGCCATAATCAAAATGGCTGGTAGCGAATTTCCGGAATAAATTAGTCAGCATGGCCAAATATTGGTAAGTCATACAGGCTCACAATAGGTTATGCAGAAGAAGTAATTCAAATCTGTGATTGAATTACAATAGAATACAATAAAGCTTATCAAAATTATGACCAATAGGTAAAGaggaaaatctttattttgtagAAGAGCAGAGTTTATCGCTACGAAATATTGATAAGCCCAGTTGTTGCGATACTAGAACTGACTTCTGAAATCGAATTGAAAACCCgagtaagttttaataattttagattcgtttaaaactttaattaaaattttatctgtgCAAAATCATTTTACACAGATCTGACCTAGCAAATACttcaaatgaaattgaaataacaGGTTCATTTTGACTATATATACAGATTCATAAATATAGAATGTTTAaatcactctctctctctctctctctctcctctctctctctctctctctcctctctctctctctctctctctctctctctctctctctctctctctctctctctacacacacatatatatatatatatatatatatatataaaaccgtgcgacgatgtaaggggcagccatgctgatatgaaaaattggtactcaccaattatgatggagagatttggcagaggcgtggacatgagctggcgggagaataacattaaaactgaataacaaggtggagaggaggaagtcgaggacgggaattcgaaaagcgacgtttgggagtgctagtgcttgtgttcgtgtgcggaaaaatatctctaggcgtaataagtgtgaattggaataaaatgtaagtaattttaggaacttagtatatatcagggttcattaatcatttgcaattccatatctatttaaatgttcacaatttcgaaaatggaaatacatgtaaatgtttagctattttaaaagaaagtttctcacgttagtccgtgaactcataattattgcaacactaaaaaattactagtaaatgttataaggaattaaattaaaaataaattgtaatgaataatttaatattaaatatgtcttcaaagtattaaggtattcaAATTTatgcttaatatgtcggttgacgcaattaattgttaattaaaatttttaatcaatttaatgagatgttgtcacaaataaaaatatgtgttggttcatttgagggtattgtactgccaatctaatctattattaaatcctctcgaagcaacccttgctcataatacgtcacaaccttaatcttaaactaaaccaaacttaaaaatcttACAATATATAAGTCAAGGCTTCTATCTTCGG of the Homalodisca vitripennis isolate AUS2020 chromosome X, UT_GWSS_2.1, whole genome shotgun sequence genome contains:
- the LOC124369622 gene encoding uncharacterized protein LOC124369622 — its product is MFKNFLIPEIRINRFDRHRIWFQQDGATAHSANVVINFLRSKFRGRVISRFGDIAWPPCSPDLSICDFFLWGLLKSRVYTNKPHTLDELKETIRQEIANLSPEMLGKVFDNFSARLEECIAKDGHNLKDVIFKS